Below is a window of Pagrus major chromosome 21, Pma_NU_1.0 DNA.
ATCTGCTCGTGAgccaagcaggaaaacacaaccaGCCGGAGGAAGGAGGAAGCCCTCTGAAGGCCCAGCAGGAGCTTGAGTGGCTGGGCCGCCAACTGAGAACCACTGGAAGATGTCCGCCGGGCCACAGATGGAGAAACACTGAAGGATTTTGGCTGGgccacagacagagaaacactgGAGGATGTCGGCTGGGCCACAGATGGTGAAACACTGGAGGAAGTTGGCTGGGCTGCGACCGGAGAAACACTGGAGGATGTCAGCCGGgctgcagacagagaaacacTGGAGGATGTCAGCCGGgctgcagacagagaaacacTGGAGGAAGTTGGCTGGGCTGCGACCGGAGAAACACTGGAGGATGTCAGCCGGgctgcagacagagaaacacTGGAGGATGTTGGCCGGGTCACCAATTGGGAACAAGAGTCTGATGTGGCGTTGGCCAGGACCCCTGACGGCAAAACTAGAGTGCCGTCAGAGCTGATTTGGGGCGCTGGGAGGGCCTGGTTCAGGTGCACTGGCAGCCgtgttgtgatgtgaatgcaatggaagggggAGATGGAAAGTCACATTTAGTGGCTTAATGttgtcattaattaaaataagatGCAAGGACAAAGTTGAGAAATGGTATGGTCCACTGAAATTGTATAGCAAGATTCTCTTCCAAGCATGGATATGGGagatatattaaaatatttatgataACGTGTAAAAaggatattttatttatttataactttttatttacatcttAAATAGATAAAATATCAATATACTAACATTAAAGGATCACTTGATGAAACAGAATAGGATATAATATAAATGgtgccttttgttgtttgtcctttgtctgtctgttttttataCTAGCAGTCCCTTTAGTTGTCACTTTAATTCAAAGATCTGCCATGTTCAAGGTTTTACACAGATGCAAGTCTTTAGGGAAGGTAAATACCACGAGTGTTTCAGTGACAGAGCTGTCAGTCACACCTGCCAGAGCCTTCTTTGAGCAGGTGAAGCCTCTTTCTTAACAGTGTTGGGTTGAGTTGCTGTGATATAACTCAGACTCTCCTGGCAGCACTGAGTAAATTCCTGGAAATCAAATATGTATTCAAAATTTCAACCTATATTCaagcatgtacagtacattgacactatataaataatacattttttaagctAATCTGTGATTGGACAATGTAGCAAGACAGGTCTAACAATAAAAATGCTCTTCTCTCGATCAATATCTGAGCTCAAAGGCAACTGAACTCTATTGAACTGCAACCAATACTCTATTGATCAGAGGTGCTCCTCATTAACACAGACGTTTTCCCTCAACCTCCTGATTAGACATCTGCTCAGGTCTCCCTCTAAGGGAGCCTTCAGAAACACATGAatcatcattattttgtgtcaGGACTGAAAGGTCAAGAGTTACACAACTGTTATTTTAGCATCTATAAATAGCactgcattgcattgtgggattgtCAGCAAGAGGTAGTGTGAATGGCATGGGTGCTACTTTTTTATCCATTGTAGGACAGCTATATTTAGTGGATAATTTATATTTGGACACTCAAGTAAAATAATGGACTGTAATATAGTGGAGAATTATAAATGGGGAGTGTTTCTGGATGAAATGAACAACAATAAATTGCTGTGCAGATTTAACAGAGTCAACAAAGATGGAGGTGTCAAATCCAAAGACACAGTCCTGAGAAGAGATCTAAAGATCCAACATTGCCTTCATTATGAGTCAGACTTATAAATACAGACAGCTGGACATAATTCACACAATCTTAATTAGTGTTGGAGGTGCTGACATGTCCTACTGAATGCTGAGCAACTAAACTGATATAAATGCATGTACCTGCACTGCACCAACATGCATTAAATTTAACCATGCAGCCGTCGTCTGTTTTCATCATGAAAGACCTGTATAGTTAGTTAAGAGTGCGGTCTGGCCTTTGCTGCATTTCTCCCATtgggacaaaataaaatgactctAGATGAACCATTGTGCTGCTCCTGTAATTATCTGTCCTCACCTCTGGATCACAGCGCATGAAAATACACtataaaaatgaaacagagaGGCGTGCTGTTTTTTTCGCAGTGCTATTAGATCATGAAGACAATTATTCAGCCTGCATGTTATTTGTGTCCACCCACTGTGCTGTTATCATAATGGAAGAGGTGCCAAGACATTCCTGTCAATGAATTTAAATAAGTTAATTTCAGTAATCTTTTGAAATACAATCAAAACTGAAGactttcatttacatttctaagAATATTGCACATCCATTCACAGTTGGCCACAATTAATTTGAACTGAGTGGACTTCCAGGCGTCCGCCAAAACTGGAAACTGGAAACCAAAACTGGAGTGGCGTCGGCCGGGACCCCTGACGCCAGAGAGCTAGGGCGCTTGGAGGGCTTGGCTCGGGTGTGCAGGACTATGGTCAAGACAAGCAGAACATGGAGCAGGATGTCAAGGAGTCAGGATGTGGTCGGGAGCCTCGTTTTCTTGAGGGAGGTTGATGAAATTGTTGTCATTACTGCAGTCCATAAGAACTTGAGGGGGTAAGGGTTTTTTTGCGGCCACACGGGGAGCCCAGCAGGTGAATCCATGAAGAGGGGGGTGGTCTGGCTCTCTTGGCAGTTGAGGACACAAGGAGAGGAAGTGACCAGAATCACCACAGTAGATGCAGAGTCTTTCTCAAATCTTGTTTGTCTTTCCAAGGCGGTTAATCTCACACGGCCCAGCTGCAGGGGGATCTTTGGGCTGCAGTAGAAACAGTGGAGGAGCACCTCTACTAGCCTTCTCTCTACGTCTCTCACGTATCCTGTTGTCAAGGCGAATGACTAACGCTATGAGACTCTAAGTGAAATGGGCTCATCCCTAGCAGCCAGCTCATCCTGAATACTGTCTGAAAGACCCTGAATGAACACCCTCTGTAATGCCAACTGATATACCTGCATGTACCTGCACTGCACCAACATGCATTACATTTTTACCATGCAGCCgttgtctgttttcatcatgAAAGACCTGTGTAGTTAGTTAAGAGTGCGGTCTGGCCTTTGCTGCATTCCTCCCATtgggacaaaataaaatgactctGGTGTAAACTATGGTGCTGCTCCTGTAATTAACTGTCCACACCTCTGGATCACAGCGCATGAAAATacactataaaataaaacagagaggTGTGCTGTTTTTTTCGCAGTGCTATTAGATCATGAAGACAGTTATTCAGCCTGCATGTTATTTGTGTCCACCCACTGTGCTGTTATCATTATGGAAGAGGTGTCAAGACATTCCTGTCAATGAACTTAAATGAGTTCATTTCAGCAATCTTTTGAAATACAATCAAAACTGAAGACTTTCACATTTCTAAGAATATTGCACATCCATTCACAGTTAGGCACAATCATTATAACTGAGTGGTCTTCCAGGGACTAATAGAGTAAGTGATGAGATGCTGGGGGCTCACTACacatacagtttgtgtttgaccACCACTGCACTATTGTTTGTATCATGtaagttaaagggacagtttgCCCCAaagtcaaaaatacacatttttcctccTGTATTGGTattcatccatctagattgtttcgGTGTGAGTTGCTGAATTTTGGAGATATCAACCTGGAGATGTCTGCCATCTCTGATATATAGTGTAATTAGACGCCATGCAGCTTGCGATGCTAAGAGCCAAAAAACTCAATTACTCAATAAAATCCATAGACTACATATGGATCTACACCATCTGCTATTGGATGAGAGgcaagctaactaagctaactagccaaTACAATTCAGCGGGGGACTCTCGACTCTGAACCCTGGACCTGttctttaaaaactttaaaacacattgttttcaaTGCATATTATTATATGCCTCAAAATGACATGTTTACAATGATATGAATACTGGGGGTCTACTGATTTCTGTGTATGTCAATGAGTAGatgtatgtttatttctgcACAGTGATCTGTTAAATttggcagaaagaaaaatagttcCCACATGAAAgcgctcacaacaaggtctttGAGTTATCTTGAGTAagtgggtcatgatttctggaaagagacgtCCCTTTTAAGTctttcaaacatatttttttggtGCGTTGAGCATCTAGTTCAAGCGAAGGCAGACATCTTTCCAAAAGTGGGGATTTTAGGGatgaactgcccctttaaatcaaagttaaaatgtctgttttgtgctttttaagGACAATTTCAAAGGCCTTGTGAAAAAAGACATGTAAAATGAGGTAAAGTGGCAAGTTCCATTATCAACAAATCAGCTTATAGGGGCCAAAAACTTAAGCAGATTAAGTAAGCAGAGTGAAcccatgtgtgtttctgcttttggtgtgtgtgtgtgtgtgtgtgtgtgtgtgtgtgtgtgagagagagagagagagagagagagaggagggggagagctCCAGCTTTCTTCAGATTCAAAAtatccctcctcctgtctcttcccCCTGTTTCATTCACTGGGAATCACACAgctgatggagaaacacactcTGCCTCTGGTCTGACAGCAGGGCGCACCCTCACACTGAGGCTGCCGGGAGGACCCTCTTCTTTACTCCACCGTTGTTTCCCTCCTCGGTTCATTCATCATGAGCGCTGAGTGCAGCAGCTACTACAGCGCTGACGGCGTGTTTGTGGACGCGTTCTCGTGCCCCAGAGCAGGAAACGCTGCCACCGCCGCGTACTGCTGCGGATTTAATGATGTGAAGTACTGCTGCGATGATCCCAACAGTTTCTTCCCCTATGAGTACGGATACATGTGGTGGCTAAGGTAAGGGCAAATTCCCACGTGGCacgtgtttttgttttctacttATCTTACTTTCtactttctccctttttttgttctttttcctttttttgttgaaattttttaaatattctgcAGATGTTGGGAGGCTGTGCAGTCTTATTCTGCCAGGATCAACAGATGAACTCGTCACTGTGTATcgcagctttttagctttttgaTTGCATTTTGAACTATCCAGGAAAAAAAGCTCATTAATTCAGCTAGagccttcttctccttcttctttttcttcttcttttctcagCAGGGaagccacacatgcacacttctTTTTAGTTCATGtgtagatacattttttttttaaaaaaaagcccacaaatattactgttattatattattcttAAATACCTTGTCATAATGGGAAGTTTTCGGCTTAATTTTTAGTTTAATGCAATATCTAATATATTTACTGCgttattaaaggagcattatgaTGTATTTGGGGAAGATATtcaaatcagaagagaaagatcttcattgattatgcccaaacaaactctctttgtttaatgactgaataaactgaataaacaaactgaccttaaaggacaacacagtttcatactgttttacattgtttatgtgtggcggaccctgccacctttctagcttcaaacagtgttctggggaccttattttcccctgaggacagcttgtttactcagttatggaaaaaataaatatttctgagtttgtattactaCCTCATTCATGTGTAAATATCAGAATTCTGACACTGAATTTCTCATCCTAAACtaaatagtgcccctttaatcttagcttataatattattatatatatctCCATATTTAAtctttcatctttctctttcctgcacatcatcctcttcctctacttaacctcttctttcctctcagtATCGGCGCTCTGGTTGGTCTGTCCATAGCCGCCGTGGTCCTCCTCGCCTTCCTCATCACCGTATGTGTCCTGTGCTACCTATTCATAGTTACCAAACCCAGTCGCCTTGACAACGGCCTGCCCCTCAGAGCGCCAGGTGTGTGTactagtgtgtgtgcgtgtgtggaaTTAGTTTGACAACATCTCCGCAATCAGCAGCAATTCAaggttttaaaaacactttcGTGTGATTGTTTGTGCACTTTTCAGCAGGAGATCCCAGCGAGGGACCAAGTCATGCGAGAGCGGCCTGTGCCACTGGTCCGCAGGGATTCAGGAAACACTTCATGAGCAGGAAGCTGGACTGTGACAACCAGCCGCCTGACCCCGAGCTGCTGTTCCAGAGGTGTTTCACGGCTAATGTCACTGGCGTCAAAGTGGAAAGTCCCCCGTAGGAATTTGAGAGACTTCTTGTTTAAAATTGAGCCATCAGTCCAGAGGTCAAGAGAACCTGTGAATCTGGAGGCGGACTGCGTTGCCAAGGGGCCACTTTAACACAGTTGCTGACATTAAGTGGTGTGCTGGAGGCGTCGTGGTTGAGTGCAGTAAATGTCATGTAATAAATACACCTGGTGAAAAAAATAACCACTATGTACACCAAACTTAACAAGCCCATGCTTTGACGGCTCTGAAAAGCCTTCATGAATTTGCTCATGCACTAAATTTCTTGCCACCTCTTGGCTCCCTAAGTAAGTGCTCCAGCAGCATGCAGAAGTAATTGACAGCATGGAAACTGATTATCCACCTTCTTGGGAGAAATGGTTTACAAGTGGCCTCCATGAAAGCCTCAAGACTCATGAGGAATCATAAAGGCATGTGCTAGTGCAACCGGGGACATAAGCCAAGTTTACATTCAGGATGTACAGTTTCATGTGCATCTAGGAAAGATGCTGAAGatctggaaaaagaaaaacaagtgagtccAGACAGCGAGGTCAGCCTGTAGGCTACATTTTACTCAGGGACTGAAAGATTTGTGGGGAGGTTGAAAAATGTCAGCGTTGGTTCTCATTTGAATGCTTAAAATGacttatgtttacatttttatgacaaGCGACCGATTGTTAAGGTTAAGGTTACTTTATTGGTCTCCACCAGGGAGAAATTTGTCTCGGAGATAGACTGGCGTGTCTGATTTTGACAACATAAATTGAggtctcatttcatttttaccaccgaccatattcacatggcagcccttttcctctgacatcacactcagggtggaaaaccaaagaaatctgaCAAGTTATCAattcactgtttcctgattgaTTAGCATCTGTAAATAGAATGTATAGTTTAATACCAAGGGACATCGGACCATATTGCAAAGTAaaacaacagctaacgttagcattcaaccacattCTAGCTCACATTACTGGGGGATGCAATACGATTAGGAAAGAGATACCAATACACATCTTGGAGACATTTGTCTAAACCTGGAAGTGGAACACacaggatgtaatcaaacagtaatgtttgcTAAGAAGTTGTTGAATGCTGACATCAGCTAACAAGTTATCAGATATGTTGCTTTACCTTGAAATAAGGTTGAATGTGCCTCCAAATTATTATTACCCaccatcttttcagttgctgatctattgaaagctgtaaaatgataacaatttgtcataTAAGTTTATACGACATgtaacctggaacacagcagcattacatTTACCCAGCATTCAAGTTCCCACCCTGAGCGAGACGTTGGAGGAAAATGACCGCCgtgtgaataataataattattttaacgTAACTAATCCAGAGACATAACAAGGAATTTACCTTTTCTTTGTTAAGattattttttgccatttttgccTGTAATTGAACGCGGACACTAAAGACTGAACAACATCAACTGAcagtttaaagcaacatgtATAAGATTTGCTCTTTTACGAAGCACTCAAAGAGTCTGAGAAGCAACGAGCTGACGGACCAAATCGATCcctaataaacacaaacatggacacTGAATCTTTGTTTAACTGACGCGACCAAAATGAAGTGTAATCAGCAGAAGAACAGTGAAGGGTGCCTGAGTCATGATATCCAGCTGTACACCTGCATGAATATGTTTGGAGGGTAGTAGCAACACAGCTGTGAATAACGCAGTCACTGTGGAGCATGAATGAACCCGCTGGTACCAGTTCTCCTAAGTGCTAACTTCAGTGCTCTGCCTGAACTAATGTTATGCATTGATAGTTTTAATTggtaaaaataatcaaatcttAGGCTGCCTTTACACTGACTTTAGCCCTGTattgaaaaaaaagcagccccctcattcatttcaatgagaCCAGTCCGGTGATGCAGAGAAAGTGTTGATATTGGTAGGAAAAATGCAGGGTTGTCCAGCAAAAAAGTCATGGCACAGCGATTGCCAATCAAATACATGACAAGAACACTGTATTTTCTAATGTTTACCTCATGTTTATGGtgatgaaaaataatataattgtGGCTGTGATCTTTTCTGAGTTataatcaccagaataaatgctggcaatgTACAATTCTGCATACCACAGATTTGTTGATACATTTCTTTAGggtcatttttctattttatgtttcaACGACTGTACTTATGATCTGGTTATGATTAGGTACAAGTTCACATCCAGTTATTTAGGGTTAgagaaagatcatgttttggcttaaaatacctgctttggttgccacaaaaatggctggagatgtcctaaggtcttgtcaaaaatatctgttttttgttgccacaaacatggccgGAAATTCTCCCAAGGTCCCCTTCAAAATATCAagtggtgtcatgcttacaGATGTCTAAATGCAGGCTCGAACAGTGGCAGCCCTCAGTCAGGTGATAAACATGTAAAGTGAACGTAACAGGACATGTTCTGTTGAAATGTCAACGTGGTATGTAGCCTACAACACTTACAggtgtatcagtggtttgctgaTACGGTAACTGCCAACATTTGACCCTGGCGACCGGGCTGATTTTCATCCACAGTGCATCTGTTAAGCCTTCAAAGTCACTCATCTGCTACAGAAACTAGACTTTTCACCTCGAGCTACAAGCCTCCCGCCAACGCAGCACCTTATGTTGTTTTAATGCCTGGCTATTTGCAGTCTGCATGCCTGCTTGCCCTTGAGGTGGCAGATGAGAAAAAGTTCATCTTGTTTCTGTAGCAGTCCTGGGGATCGAATGAAGCcagtgaaaatatatatatttttttgctgttAAGCTGCTGAGAGAAAGGTTAGTGGCTCCAGTCGAAACTGCACAAAAACAGCTGAGCTGCCGTCTCTTTCTGAGGTCATTCAGTGACACATTGTGATCCAGGTGTGGGTGAGAACAGGTCTGAGGAGACGATCTCATGTACCAACTTTCCCAACAAGTTCAAAGTAGCTTCTGCTCTGAAATTGCACAGCGGAAATGACCACCCTGCCAGTATATATACTTGTTGCATAAGAGTGTAATGATGGAGGTTTTTCTGGACGAACACAAATCTTACTGACTGCTGCTAAAGACTGGTTCATCTTTTTTCCGGTCTGTCTTCAAACACAACTTTCATGTCCTTATTTGTACATCGATTAAGAGGCTTCATAGGTCAATCAAGTGATCTCCTCAAACATAGTCTTTTGGGtacaaaataaacttttttccACACAGTTGGGGTGTTGCGATGGTAACAAAAGAGAATTTGGTATTTAAAGCACTTTGGATTTGTCAAAATCAGACTGCTGACGCTTCATATTAACTACTGCCGAACTGTAGAATTAATTAAATTCAATACTTTATTGCCATGTCAGGAATTTGCCTCAGTGCAGctctttaaaacagaaaaaacaagagaaacataCACATAAGCAGATAAAATATATCAACAAAAATCATCAGAACACTTAAACATTCATACATATGTAATATGATTTATCATAAGGTGCATAGTGATGCTGCATTGTAATTGCTTTGCACTGCTTCTTACCTacttttaaagtgtttgttgtTAATGCCTGCTCTACTGCTAAAAGTGCGTGTATGTCCAAATTCAAGTGACAGACAGCCTCTGAATATGTACAGATCCTGAGGGGAGATATCCTGCACTTAAAACACTGGAATCTCTTTCCTGAGGGGATGGACTGGAAGAGGGGGCTGGCAGGGTGAGAGGGATCTGCAACCAGTCTTTGCATTTTGAGTTTGATACGTGTGGCATGGAGGAAATGGACACAGAAGAAAGATCACAGTTATTGATCTTAAATGCTGTGTGTACAACTCCTTCTAGCTGTCCTATTTCACAAGGGCAGTGGTGTTGTCATACAGTATCACACAGAAAAAAGTGCAGCATCGCCTCTCCAGTCACAACAAGTGGATTTTGTCCTGTTTTATAATGaaatgtacggaagccctgaacAGCCATGGGtcaaacatattatttattattgttttcctgagataagAAGATCATTTATTTTGAGATCTCACGAAAACAAAGTGTTGCTCCTTCTTATTTCTTGAAGCTTAACGTTTAAGAGATCCGCAATGCCATGCCAGCATGCATACATGGCGTCTTGACAAGTGTAGCGACTGATTTCGgctgaaaaataagaaaattatCTCTTTATCTGCGGGAAGCAACAGTTGTTATCTCGTGATAATGACATAAACTACTCatgatctcaagaaaacaaataaaatttaaCCCGTGATTAGGAAAACGGAgaaaaaataatatgtttgaccCATGGCCGTTTAAGGCTTCCTTAGAAATGGCATTAGGAAGCAATCTTTCCACAACCACTA
It encodes the following:
- the LOC141017004 gene encoding protein shisa-like-2A, whose protein sequence is MSAECSSYYSADGVFVDAFSCPRAGNAATAAYCCGFNDVKYCCDDPNSFFPYEYGYMWWLSIGALVGLSIAAVVLLAFLITVCVLCYLFIVTKPSRLDNGLPLRAPAGDPSEGPSHARAACATGPQGFRKHFMSRKLDCDNQPPDPELLFQRCFTANVTGVKVESPPEAHPATIPDVGGQKAAQRHLLIEEDRSNITVNERAADPDDGLKSLEWSYLAAGLGTVLTISLFVVMVVKFRIFHRFLASYRHSLLQESDGVSQYGHEDTSFPNSVMSRVGMDRGTGRELEEDDDGFIEDNYIQPSEKQRAEREREEEEDDEEMEDSDEDLQFTIG